In the genome of Triticum urartu cultivar G1812 chromosome 5, Tu2.1, whole genome shotgun sequence, one region contains:
- the LOC125509083 gene encoding plant cysteine oxidase 5-like isoform X2 has product MAAIQKLYEVCKASLSEKGPSSPEAVENVRAVLDMITPSDVGLECEAQAVRVWRRPRVLNRKTVLHSSPAIRYRHIYECKSFSIGIYCIPASSIIPLHNHPGMTVLSKLLYGKVHVKAYDWIDIEEPGNLSKVRPAKVVRDGEISAPCAAMVLCPTGGGNVHALKAITPCAILDILSPPYSSKDGRHCSYFRRRQKSHPTGILWDRTRESEFVWLEEYQPRDNFVIRRDLYTGPTLEL; this is encoded by the exons ATGGCTGCAATCCAGAAGCTTTATGAGGTCTGCAAAGCATCATTATCTGAAAAGGGGCCATCATCTCCTGAAGCCGTCGAAAATGTTCGTGCTGTATTAG ATATGATCACACCTTCTGATGTTGGACTTGAGTGTGAAGCACAAGCTGTTCGTGTTTGGAGAAGACCACGAGTGTTGAATAGGAAAACAGTGCTCCATTCAAGCCCAGCGATTAGATATCGTCATATATATGAGTGCAAAAGCTTCTCT ATTGGAATATATTGCATACCAGCATCATCCATCATTCCACTGCACAACCATCCAGGCATGACTGTGCTCAGCAAACTTCTCTATGGTAAAGTGCATGTCAAAGCGTATGATTGGATTGATATAGAGGAACCCGGTAACTTATCAAAAG TCAGACCAGCCAAGGTCGTGAGGGATGGTGAAATATCTGCGCCTTGCGCGGCGATGGTGCTTTGTCCAACAGGGGGTGGGAATGTCCATGCCCTGAAAGCCATCACTCCCTGTGCTATCTTGGACATCTTGTCTCCTCCTTACTCGTCAAAGGATGGGAGGCATTGCTCCTACTTCCGGAGACGCCAAAAGTCGCACCCGACGG GCATTTTATGGGACCGAACAAGGGAGTCTGAATTTGTCTGGCTGGAAGAATACCAGCCCCGTGACAACTTTGTTATTAGAAGAGACCTGTACACAGGACCTACTTTGGAGCTGTGA
- the LOC125509083 gene encoding plant cysteine oxidase 4-like isoform X1: MAAIQKLYEVCKASLSEKGPSSPEAVENVRAVLDMITPSDVGLECEAQAVRVWRRPRVLNRKTVLHSSPAIRYRHIYECKSFSVSPINYLPTVMLFYLYLQHLYDCITISPLLSLVLLICFEVAQCPFTFSLQIGIYCIPASSIIPLHNHPGMTVLSKLLYGKVHVKAYDWIDIEEPGNLSKVRPAKVVRDGEISAPCAAMVLCPTGGGNVHALKAITPCAILDILSPPYSSKDGRHCSYFRRRQKSHPTGILWDRTRESEFVWLEEYQPRDNFVIRRDLYTGPTLEL; encoded by the exons ATGGCTGCAATCCAGAAGCTTTATGAGGTCTGCAAAGCATCATTATCTGAAAAGGGGCCATCATCTCCTGAAGCCGTCGAAAATGTTCGTGCTGTATTAG ATATGATCACACCTTCTGATGTTGGACTTGAGTGTGAAGCACAAGCTGTTCGTGTTTGGAGAAGACCACGAGTGTTGAATAGGAAAACAGTGCTCCATTCAAGCCCAGCGATTAGATATCGTCATATATATGAGTGCAAAAGCTTCTCTGTAAGCCCCATCAACTACTTACCCACTGTCATGCTATTTTATTTGTATCTGCAGCACTTGTATGATTGTATCACCATTAGTCCTCTTTTATCTCTTGTGCTTTTAATATGTTTTGAAGTTGCCCAATGTCCTTTCACATTCTCCCTGCAGATTGGAATATATTGCATACCAGCATCATCCATCATTCCACTGCACAACCATCCAGGCATGACTGTGCTCAGCAAACTTCTCTATGGTAAAGTGCATGTCAAAGCGTATGATTGGATTGATATAGAGGAACCCGGTAACTTATCAAAAG TCAGACCAGCCAAGGTCGTGAGGGATGGTGAAATATCTGCGCCTTGCGCGGCGATGGTGCTTTGTCCAACAGGGGGTGGGAATGTCCATGCCCTGAAAGCCATCACTCCCTGTGCTATCTTGGACATCTTGTCTCCTCCTTACTCGTCAAAGGATGGGAGGCATTGCTCCTACTTCCGGAGACGCCAAAAGTCGCACCCGACGG GCATTTTATGGGACCGAACAAGGGAGTCTGAATTTGTCTGGCTGGAAGAATACCAGCCCCGTGACAACTTTGTTATTAGAAGAGACCTGTACACAGGACCTACTTTGGAGCTGTGA